Proteins found in one Campylobacter canadensis genomic segment:
- a CDS encoding flagellar hook-basal body complex protein — translation MMRSFYNGISGVKSHSYGMDLLANNISNINTPGYKAAVPEFKDIFYQTKATLMGNEQQIGLAASALSSAFSQKQGFLAISDRTLDIAISGKGFFGVKDVDGQTYYTRNGSFGVDSDFNLVDDYGRFILGTINEGFAKSTMPNGVKEMFGKDSSNTSEGYTLSDISNINIAQVNNQSPIKLPKTLFINAKATTNVDIKANLSKEVKEKTVYEEFTGDVNVEKIQNKNLISLQTEPNQKVLLEFDSQDGKQRIEIVADENGNISKSTSFDVSNLKASLVKEVKEGAINKFETSVIAADGSVQKLQVNIEYIDELNFKANAFLFNSKNEQIGQASGDLSFNPNGSLKTNSLKQINGINLNLGDENPNNEPSKGFNGLNCLDNSKIERQITTDGFAAGVLKSYAVDELGNILANFTNGKTQAVAKLALYNFINEQALTKMGENIFSASADSGAPVFLTDKDNNNFNSAKFLGNYLEQSNVDLATELTQVIIFQKAYDANSKSITTADAMLKRAIEMKK, via the coding sequence ATGATGCGTTCATTTTACAACGGCATTAGTGGGGTAAAATCTCATTCTTATGGAATGGATTTATTAGCAAATAATATTTCTAATATAAACACCCCTGGCTACAAAGCTGCCGTTCCTGAATTTAAAGATATTTTTTATCAAACAAAGGCTACTTTAATGGGTAATGAACAGCAAATTGGTCTTGCTGCTAGTGCTTTATCTAGTGCCTTTTCTCAAAAACAAGGTTTTTTAGCAATAAGCGATAGAACTTTAGATATTGCAATTAGCGGAAAAGGTTTTTTTGGGGTAAAAGATGTAGATGGGCAAACCTACTATACTAGAAATGGTTCTTTTGGTGTAGATAGCGATTTTAACCTTGTAGATGATTATGGTCGCTTTATTTTAGGCACAATAAATGAAGGTTTTGCAAAAAGCACAATGCCAAATGGTGTAAAAGAAATGTTTGGAAAAGATAGCTCAAACACAAGTGAAGGATACACTTTAAGCGATATTTCTAATATAAATATTGCTCAAGTAAATAATCAAAGCCCTATTAAGTTACCTAAAACATTATTCATAAACGCTAAAGCAACCACAAATGTAGATATAAAAGCCAATCTTAGCAAGGAAGTAAAAGAAAAAACCGTTTATGAAGAATTTACCGGCGATGTGAATGTAGAAAAAATTCAAAATAAAAATCTTATTAGCTTACAAACTGAACCAAATCAAAAAGTTCTTTTAGAATTTGATAGCCAAGATGGCAAACAAAGAATTGAGATTGTGGCTGATGAAAATGGAAATATTTCAAAAAGTACTTCTTTTGATGTTAGCAATTTAAAAGCTTCTTTAGTAAAAGAAGTAAAAGAAGGTGCTATTAATAAATTTGAAACTTCAGTAATTGCAGCTGATGGAAGTGTACAAAAATTACAAGTTAATATTGAATATATTGATGAATTAAATTTTAAAGCAAATGCTTTTTTATTTAACTCTAAAAACGAACAAATAGGACAAGCAAGTGGGGATTTAAGCTTTAACCCAAACGGTTCTTTAAAAACTAATTCTTTAAAACAAATTAACGGAATTAATTTAAATTTAGGCGATGAAAATCCTAACAATGAGCCATCAAAGGGTTTTAATGGTTTAAATTGCCTTGATAATTCTAAAATAGAAAGGCAAATTACAACAGATGGTTTTGCAGCAGGTGTTTTAAAAAGCTATGCGGTTGATGAATTAGGAAATATTTTAGCCAATTTTACAAATGGCAAAACTCAAGCAGTTGCTAAATTGGCTCTTTATAATTTTATAAATGAACAAGCCTTAACAAAAATGGGGGAAAATATTTTTAGCGCTAGTGCTGATAGTGGAGCTCCTGTTTTTTTAACAGATAAGGATAATAATAATTTTAATAGTGCTAAATTTTTAGGAAATTATTTAGAGCAAAGCAATGTAGATTTAGCTACCGAGCTTACCCAAGTTATAATTTTTCAAAAAGCTTATGATGCAAATTCTAAAAGTATTACCACTGCTGATGCAATGTTAAAAAGAGCAATTGAAATGAAAAAATAA
- the groL gene encoding chaperonin GroEL (60 kDa chaperone family; promotes refolding of misfolded polypeptides especially under stressful conditions; forms two stacked rings of heptamers to form a barrel-shaped 14mer; ends can be capped by GroES; misfolded proteins enter the barrel where they are refolded when GroES binds): MAKEIFYSDEARNKLYEGVKKLSDAVKVTMGPRGRNVLIQKSFGAPTITKDGVSVAKEVELKDTLENMGASLVREVASKTADQAGDGTTTATVLAHAIFKEGLRNITAGANPIEVKRGMDKACEAIVAELKALAKPVAGNKKQIAQVATISANSDEKIGELIANAMEKVGKDGVITVEEAKSINDELSVVEGMQFDRGYLSPYFITNADKMICELSNPLVLLFDKKITNLKDLLPVLEAAQKNARPLLIIAEDIEGEALATLVVNKLRGILNIAAVKAPGFGDRRKAMLEDIAILTGAQVICEEMGRTLESASAEDLGTASSIVIDKDNTTIVGGAGSKEAIDARINQIKAQIAETTSDYDREKLQERLAKLSGGVALIKVGAATETEMKEKKDRVDDALSATKAAVEEGIVIGGGAALIHATRRVKLDLSGDELIGADIVRRAIKAPLRQIADNAGFDAGVVVNSVENAKEENLGFDAASGKYVDMFEAGIIDPVKVERVALLNAVSVASMLLTTEATISDIKEEKAEMPMGGGMGGMGGMPGMM, translated from the coding sequence ATGGCAAAAGAAATTTTTTATTCTGATGAAGCAAGAAATAAATTATATGAAGGTGTAAAAAAATTAAGCGATGCAGTTAAGGTTACAATGGGACCAAGAGGACGCAATGTTTTAATTCAAAAAAGCTTTGGTGCTCCAACAATTACAAAAGATGGCGTTAGCGTTGCAAAAGAAGTTGAACTTAAAGATACTTTAGAAAATATGGGTGCAAGTTTAGTGCGTGAAGTTGCAAGTAAAACAGCTGATCAAGCAGGCGATGGAACAACAACTGCAACAGTTTTAGCTCACGCAATTTTTAAAGAAGGTTTAAGAAACATAACAGCAGGTGCTAATCCAATTGAAGTTAAAAGAGGTATGGATAAGGCTTGCGAAGCAATAGTTGCAGAACTTAAAGCTTTAGCAAAACCAGTAGCTGGAAATAAAAAACAAATTGCACAAGTTGCAACAATTTCTGCAAATTCTGATGAAAAAATCGGAGAATTAATTGCAAATGCAATGGAAAAAGTAGGCAAAGATGGTGTTATCACTGTTGAAGAAGCAAAATCAATTAATGATGAGTTAAGCGTTGTTGAAGGTATGCAATTTGATAGAGGTTATTTAAGCCCATATTTTATTACAAATGCTGATAAAATGATTTGTGAATTAAGCAATCCTTTGGTTTTATTATTTGATAAAAAAATCACTAATTTAAAAGATTTATTACCAGTTTTAGAAGCTGCGCAAAAAAATGCTAGACCGCTTTTAATAATTGCTGAAGATATTGAAGGCGAAGCATTAGCAACCTTAGTTGTAAATAAATTAAGAGGAATTTTAAACATTGCTGCTGTTAAAGCACCAGGTTTTGGCGATAGAAGAAAAGCAATGCTTGAAGATATCGCTATTTTAACAGGTGCGCAAGTAATTTGTGAAGAAATGGGAAGAACTCTTGAGAGTGCTAGTGCTGAAGATTTAGGAACAGCAAGCAGTATTGTAATTGATAAAGATAACACAACAATAGTTGGTGGTGCAGGTAGTAAAGAAGCAATTGATGCTAGAATTAATCAAATTAAAGCTCAAATTGCAGAAACTACAAGCGATTATGATAGAGAAAAATTACAAGAAAGATTAGCAAAATTAAGTGGTGGCGTTGCTTTAATTAAGGTTGGTGCTGCAACTGAAACTGAAATGAAAGAGAAAAAAGACAGAGTTGATGATGCACTAAGCGCAACAAAAGCTGCAGTTGAAGAAGGAATTGTAATTGGTGGAGGTGCTGCATTAATTCATGCTACAAGACGTGTTAAATTAGATTTAAGCGGAGATGAATTAATAGGAGCTGATATTGTTCGCCGTGCTATTAAAGCACCTTTAAGACAAATTGCTGATAATGCAGGATTTGATGCGGGTGTGGTTGTAAATTCGGTTGAAAATGCAAAAGAAGAAAACTTAGGATTTGATGCTGCAAGTGGTAAATATGTTGATATGTTTGAAGCAGGAATTATTGATCCTGTTAAGGTTGAAAGAGTTGCTCTTTTAAATGCAGTAAGTGTTGCTTCAATGCTACTTACAACAGAAGCTACAATAAGCGATATTAAAGAAGAAAAAGCTGAAATGCCAATGGGCGGCGGCATGGGCGGCATGGGCGGAATGCCTGGTATGATGTAA
- a CDS encoding flagellar hook capping FlgD N-terminal domain-containing protein, which produces MATISNYNNTTTKHLYSAQNTNARTNSAAISSSDTDNNLDSLSTFTKDKINQAKIEKASKDASSTQTNPLAQLDKDAFLKLLLEELTHQDPTSPMDSDKMLTQTSQLAALETQQKTNETMEKLATKMELLSDSVGIGMIGAVGKYGVRKDAAYKHDGKNVNLSYNLYFPKEVLDNKSEDENIIVSVYDDKNNYVDSFYIEGVKEGNNNFLWDTRYADGSIRPEGKFTFVAHISNKDGSEYAIPSGYFKIDGVRFKDGKTYFSAGNMDIPFDDIAEFKESLV; this is translated from the coding sequence ATGGCAACAATTTCAAATTATAATAATACAACAACAAAGCACTTGTATTCAGCTCAAAATACAAATGCAAGGACAAATTCAGCAGCTATAAGTAGCTCTGATACTGATAATAATTTAGATAGTTTAAGCACATTTACTAAAGATAAAATAAATCAAGCAAAAATTGAAAAAGCAAGCAAAGATGCAAGCTCAACTCAAACAAACCCTTTAGCACAACTTGATAAAGACGCTTTTTTAAAACTCTTGCTTGAAGAATTAACCCATCAAGACCCAACAAGCCCAATGGATAGTGATAAAATGCTTACTCAAACATCACAATTAGCAGCTCTTGAAACCCAGCAAAAAACAAATGAAACCATGGAAAAACTAGCTACAAAAATGGAGCTTTTAAGCGATAGTGTTGGGATTGGTATGATTGGAGCAGTAGGCAAATATGGGGTTAGAAAAGATGCAGCTTACAAACACGATGGAAAAAATGTAAACCTTTCTTATAATTTATATTTTCCAAAAGAAGTTTTAGATAATAAAAGTGAAGATGAAAACATTATTGTATCAGTTTATGATGATAAAAATAATTATGTAGATAGCTTTTACATTGAAGGGGTAAAAGAAGGAAATAATAACTTTTTATGGGATACAAGATATGCTGATGGAAGCATAAGACCTGAAGGAAAATTTACCTTTGTAGCCCATATTAGCAATAAAGATGGTTCTGAATATGCAATTCCAAGCGGGTATTTTAAAATTGATGGAGTTAGATTTAAAGATGGTAAAACATATTTTAGCGCAGGAAATATGGATATTCCTTTTGATGATATTGCTGAATTTAAGGAGAGTTTAGTATGA
- the topA gene encoding type I DNA topoisomerase: MKTLIIVESPSKAKTISKFVDANVIASKGHIRDLPKNRLGINISDGHFIPEYEVSKDHAQIVKELKALAKDSKVLLATDEDREGEAIAFHIASILGKDVKSYDRIVFHEITKTAILNAIKNPRKIDLNSVNAQQARRMLDRIVGFKLSNLLSSKVESKLSAGRVQSAALRLIVLREREIKAFKSVDYYEVKCSFKDNLEAQLIEFNNEKVEKLSFLDEKTIINVLDSIKNDNFFISEISTKKQKSSPKAPFMTSTLQQAASSKLGFSPKKTMMLAQSLYEGVQTHTGFMGAITYMRTDSLNLSTEAINAARNQIEKDYGKDYVASKPRVFTTKAKGAQEAHEAIRVTNVEFTPKIAKDYLKADEYKLYKLIYDRFLMTQMADASIENESVIVKGKNSVFKISGRKMLFDGYLKLNDDVSKDVILPNLNKNDAMFIQNLESKQSKTEPPARFNEASLIKKLEELGIGRPSTYAPTTSLLIDRKYVNLENKQLIPSERGEKITDFLEEYFLEIVDANFTSNMENKLDEIATDGRDLNEVLYEFYEPFITKINDGKNIKSQKEVVELEEKCPECSSSLVIRSGRFGKFIACSAYPKCKYSRNLEEKTKENDSTNELPCPSCGGVLVLRKSKRGEFYGCKNYPKCTHIQNINNDSKANQNEKTLSVPCPSCGGVLVQRFSKKGAFFGCKNYPTCSFISKYEVLDKKCPECSNTLVLKELKKGNFEYCTECKFTNKI, encoded by the coding sequence ATGAAAACCCTAATTATAGTAGAAAGCCCATCAAAAGCCAAAACAATTAGTAAATTCGTAGATGCAAATGTAATAGCTTCAAAAGGGCATATTAGAGATTTACCTAAAAATCGTTTAGGAATAAATATTAGCGATGGGCATTTTATTCCAGAATATGAAGTTAGCAAAGACCACGCACAAATTGTAAAAGAATTAAAAGCCTTAGCAAAAGATTCAAAGGTCTTATTAGCAACCGATGAAGATAGAGAAGGAGAAGCGATTGCTTTTCATATTGCAAGTATTTTAGGTAAAGATGTAAAAAGTTATGATAGAATAGTTTTTCACGAGATTACAAAAACAGCAATATTAAATGCTATAAAAAATCCAAGAAAGATAGATTTAAACAGCGTAAATGCACAACAAGCAAGAAGAATGCTTGATAGAATAGTAGGTTTTAAATTATCAAATTTATTATCAAGTAAGGTTGAGAGTAAATTAAGTGCAGGTAGGGTTCAAAGTGCTGCTTTAAGATTAATTGTATTAAGAGAAAGAGAAATTAAAGCTTTTAAGAGTGTAGATTATTATGAAGTAAAATGTTCTTTTAAAGATAATTTAGAAGCTCAACTTATAGAATTTAATAATGAAAAAGTAGAAAAATTAAGTTTTTTAGATGAAAAAACTATAATAAATGTTTTAGATAGTATTAAAAACGATAATTTTTTTATTAGCGAAATTAGCACTAAAAAGCAAAAGTCATCTCCAAAAGCTCCTTTTATGACTTCAACTTTACAACAAGCTGCTAGTTCAAAATTAGGCTTTTCTCCTAAAAAGACTATGATGTTAGCACAAAGTTTATACGAAGGTGTGCAAACTCATACAGGCTTTATGGGTGCAATTACATATATGAGAACTGATAGTTTAAATTTAAGCACAGAAGCAATAAATGCAGCAAGAAATCAAATAGAAAAAGATTATGGAAAAGACTATGTAGCAAGTAAGCCAAGAGTTTTTACTACTAAGGCAAAAGGCGCTCAAGAAGCACATGAGGCTATTCGTGTTACCAATGTAGAATTTACTCCAAAAATTGCAAAAGATTATTTAAAAGCTGATGAATACAAGCTTTATAAATTAATTTATGATAGATTTTTAATGACGCAAATGGCTGATGCTAGTATTGAAAATGAAAGTGTGATTGTAAAAGGTAAAAACTCAGTATTTAAAATTAGTGGAAGAAAAATGCTATTTGATGGTTATTTAAAATTAAATGATGATGTAAGCAAAGATGTAATTTTGCCAAATTTAAATAAAAATGATGCAATGTTTATTCAAAATTTAGAATCAAAACAAAGCAAAACAGAACCACCAGCAAGATTTAATGAAGCTAGTTTAATTAAAAAATTAGAAGAATTAGGCATAGGAAGACCAAGCACATACGCACCAACAACTTCTTTATTAATTGATAGAAAATATGTAAATTTAGAAAACAAACAACTAATTCCAAGTGAGCGTGGAGAAAAAATTACTGACTTTTTAGAAGAATATTTTTTAGAAATTGTAGATGCTAACTTTACTTCAAATATGGAGAATAAGCTTGATGAGATTGCAACAGATGGCAGAGATTTAAATGAGGTTTTATATGAATTTTATGAGCCTTTTATTACAAAAATCAATGATGGAAAAAATATAAAAAGTCAAAAAGAAGTAGTTGAACTTGAAGAAAAATGCCCTGAATGCTCATCTAGCTTGGTAATTAGAAGTGGTAGGTTTGGTAAATTTATTGCTTGTAGTGCTTATCCAAAATGTAAATATTCAAGAAATTTAGAAGAAAAGACAAAAGAAAATGATAGCACAAATGAACTTCCTTGCCCAAGTTGCGGTGGAGTTTTAGTGCTTAGGAAGTCAAAAAGAGGGGAATTTTATGGGTGTAAAAATTATCCAAAATGCACTCATATTCAAAATATTAATAATGATTCAAAAGCAAATCAAAATGAAAAAACACTAAGTGTTCCTTGCCCAAGTTGTGGTGGAGTTTTAGTGCAAAGATTTTCAAAAAAAGGAGCCTTTTTTGGGTGTAAAAATTATCCTACTTGTTCTTTTATAAGTAAATATGAAGTTTTGGATAAAAAATGTCCTGAATGCTCAAATACCTTAGTTTTAAAAGAGTTAAAAAAAGGTAATTTTGAATATTGCACGGAGTGTAAATTTACAAATAAGATATGA
- the groES gene encoding co-chaperone GroES, whose protein sequence is MNFTPLNKRVLIKRLEETKTTASGIIIPDNAKEKPQQGEVIAVASEIQDIKKGDKVVFGKYAGSEIKLENENYLILSYEDILGIL, encoded by the coding sequence ATGAATTTTACTCCATTAAATAAGCGTGTGTTAATAAAGCGTCTTGAAGAAACTAAAACAACTGCTTCAGGAATTATTATACCTGATAATGCTAAAGAAAAGCCACAACAAGGTGAAGTAATTGCAGTTGCAAGTGAAATACAAGATATAAAAAAGGGCGATAAGGTAGTATTTGGAAAGTACGCAGGTAGTGAAATAAAACTAGAAAATGAAAATTATTTAATTTTAAGTTATGAAGATATTTTAGGAATTTTATAA